One genomic region from Stackebrandtia nassauensis DSM 44728 encodes:
- a CDS encoding permease prefix domain 1-containing protein, protein MTAENGADVEAQIAEWRAYMLRRRAIHDTDVDELEDHLRGRITDLSETGLRPDEAFLIAVKRMGSLNELSREFAREHSDRLWKQLVLAGEPEAEKGGGRRELLAMIACALLGAIAIKVPSVFGLDFDADADFYARNMSLFALPPLAAYFVWRRRAGWGVIAVLAGLFVLGAVGANAYPLAEEDQSIVLTAIHLPLALWLVVAVAYAGGDWRSDSRRMDFIRFTGEWFIYFVLIGLGGGVLAAFTAGTFAAIGLDASNFIASWLVPCGGMAAVVVAAWLVEAKQSVIENMAPVLTRVFTPLFAATIVAVLAAIVWTNSGIDVDREVLILFNLLLVVVLGLLLYSISARDPHAPAGVFDWLQLALVGSALVVDVLVLLAITGRITEFGFTPNKSAALGENVILFANLAVSAWLFLGIAKGRTPFPRLERWQTGYVAVYAVWAWIVVLVFPPVFGFA, encoded by the coding sequence ATGACCGCTGAGAATGGTGCCGACGTGGAGGCCCAGATCGCTGAGTGGCGGGCGTACATGTTGCGGCGCCGGGCGATCCATGACACCGATGTGGACGAACTGGAGGACCATCTGCGGGGGCGGATCACCGATCTGAGTGAGACGGGGCTGCGACCCGACGAGGCGTTTCTCATCGCCGTGAAGCGGATGGGCAGCCTCAACGAGTTGTCGCGGGAGTTCGCCCGCGAGCATTCGGATCGGTTGTGGAAGCAGCTGGTGCTGGCCGGGGAGCCCGAGGCCGAGAAGGGGGGCGGACGGCGCGAGCTGTTGGCCATGATCGCGTGCGCGCTGCTCGGGGCGATCGCGATCAAGGTGCCGTCCGTGTTCGGGCTGGACTTCGACGCGGACGCGGACTTCTACGCGCGCAACATGAGCCTGTTCGCTTTGCCGCCGCTGGCCGCGTACTTCGTGTGGCGGCGCCGGGCCGGGTGGGGCGTGATCGCGGTGCTGGCGGGACTGTTCGTCCTGGGCGCCGTGGGGGCGAACGCGTATCCGTTGGCCGAGGAGGATCAGAGCATCGTGCTGACGGCGATCCACCTGCCGCTGGCGCTGTGGCTCGTGGTCGCTGTCGCCTACGCGGGCGGGGACTGGCGTTCGGACAGCAGGCGGATGGACTTCATCCGGTTCACCGGCGAGTGGTTCATCTACTTCGTCCTGATCGGACTCGGCGGCGGAGTGCTGGCCGCGTTCACGGCGGGGACCTTCGCCGCGATCGGGCTCGACGCCTCGAACTTCATCGCGTCATGGCTGGTGCCGTGTGGCGGGATGGCCGCGGTCGTCGTGGCCGCGTGGCTGGTGGAGGCCAAGCAGAGCGTCATCGAGAACATGGCGCCGGTGCTCACCCGCGTGTTCACGCCGCTGTTCGCGGCGACCATTGTGGCCGTTCTGGCCGCGATCGTGTGGACCAACAGCGGCATCGACGTGGATCGGGAGGTGCTGATCCTGTTCAACCTGCTGCTGGTCGTCGTGCTGGGGCTGCTGCTGTACTCGATCTCGGCGCGGGATCCACATGCGCCGGCCGGGGTCTTCGACTGGCTCCAACTGGCCCTTGTGGGCAGTGCGCTCGTCGTGGACGTCCTGGTGTTGCTGGCGATCACCGGCCGCATCACCGAGTTCGGTTTCACGCCCAACAAGAGCGCGGCCCTGGGCGAGAACGTCATCCTGTTCGCCAACCTGGCCGTCTCGGCCTGGCTGTTCCTGGGGATCGCCAAGGGCCGGACGCCGTTCCCGCGCCTGGAGCGCTGGCAGACCGGTTACGTCGCCGTGTACGCGGTGTGGGCGTGGATCGTCGTGCTCGTGTTCCCGCCGGTGTTCGGTTTCGCGTAA
- a CDS encoding PadR family transcriptional regulator gives MRIAKDLVAASATPLVLGILAEEESYGYAILKQVSQRSGGQLEWTEGLLYPLLHRLERLGYVASAWRTPDGGRRRKYYSITERGRAELAEQQRQWAAVVDALKDIWNASRSFDPGTIPALEG, from the coding sequence ATGCGCATCGCCAAGGATTTGGTGGCCGCCTCGGCCACGCCGTTGGTGCTGGGGATCCTGGCCGAGGAGGAGAGTTACGGGTACGCGATTCTCAAGCAGGTCAGTCAGCGGTCCGGCGGGCAGTTGGAGTGGACCGAGGGGCTGTTGTATCCGCTGTTGCATCGGTTGGAGCGGTTGGGTTATGTGGCTTCGGCCTGGCGTACTCCGGACGGGGGGCGGCGGCGGAAGTACTACAGCATCACCGAGCGGGGGCGGGCCGAGCTGGCCGAGCAGCAGCGGCAGTGGGCCGCTGTCGTGGACGCGCTGAAGGACATCTGGAACGCCTCCCGGTCTTTCGATCCGGGCACGATACCGGCGTTGGAGGGGTGA
- a CDS encoding LysR family transcriptional regulator, which yields MELLALRYFQTVARTENISRAAERLRIAQPSLSRTIARLESELKVPLFDRRGRNISLNRFGVAFLHRVDKALAELDDARRELTESAGLERGGFAIASETLLTVTDTMSEFLTEYPDVEVRLYQATGDEMRQLLQSRQVDMCLASQQLTDPSFTGVEVIREEVLLAVPPHHRLANQTRVTLADIADEPFITTRPGYWLRTLLDRLFADAGLRPVIRCEGDEPGVIQTMISTGLGIGLNPSQARYSDIRTDVAWLHLDAPDCHRVLRLYWNTDAFVSQAARRFRDFTIERLRQQLSTPPALAVARTRRRPWHC from the coding sequence GTGGAACTACTAGCCCTGCGCTACTTCCAAACGGTGGCGCGCACCGAGAACATCAGCCGCGCCGCCGAACGACTCCGCATCGCCCAACCCTCCCTGAGCCGCACCATCGCCCGCCTGGAATCCGAACTCAAGGTGCCCCTGTTCGACCGCCGCGGCCGCAACATCTCCCTCAACCGCTTCGGCGTCGCCTTCCTCCACCGCGTCGACAAAGCCCTGGCCGAACTGGACGACGCCCGCCGCGAACTCACCGAATCGGCCGGACTCGAACGCGGCGGCTTCGCGATAGCCTCCGAAACCCTGCTCACCGTGACGGACACGATGTCGGAATTCCTGACGGAGTACCCCGATGTCGAGGTCCGGCTGTACCAAGCCACAGGGGACGAGATGCGCCAGTTGCTCCAGTCCCGCCAGGTCGACATGTGCCTCGCCTCCCAACAGCTCACCGACCCCTCCTTCACCGGCGTGGAGGTGATCCGCGAGGAAGTCCTACTAGCCGTCCCACCCCACCACCGGCTCGCGAACCAAACCCGGGTCACCCTCGCCGACATCGCCGACGAACCCTTCATCACCACCCGCCCCGGCTACTGGCTGCGCACCCTTTTGGACCGTCTGTTCGCCGACGCCGGCCTGCGCCCGGTGATCCGCTGCGAGGGCGACGAACCGGGAGTGATTCAGACCATGATTTCCACCGGACTGGGCATCGGTCTCAACCCGTCACAGGCCCGCTATTCCGATATCAGAACCGACGTGGCGTGGCTGCACCTCGACGCCCCCGACTGCCACCGCGTCCTGCGGTTGTACTGGAACACCGACGCCTTCGTCTCCCAGGCCGCCCGCCGATTCCGCGACTTCACCATCGAACGGCTGCGACAGCAACTGTCCACCCCACCAGCCTTAGCCGTCGCACGGACGCGCCGAAGGCCGTGGCACTGTTAA
- a CDS encoding TRM11 family SAM-dependent methyltransferase translates to MVRLAKIEPGQRVLDPVCGAGTLLVTAGQMAPGARVVGADHDRRWVLAARENAPTAGLWRGDARRLPVPDGAVERVVANLPFGKRVGSHIGNQRLYPAVLGEIARVLAPKGRAVLLTEDKRLFTQTVQRTRGVRVIKEIVFETGGAHPSAYVVTTRRTR, encoded by the coding sequence ATGGTGCGGCTGGCGAAGATCGAGCCGGGGCAGCGGGTGCTGGATCCGGTGTGCGGGGCGGGGACGCTGCTGGTGACGGCGGGTCAGATGGCGCCAGGGGCGCGGGTCGTCGGCGCGGACCACGATCGGCGGTGGGTGCTGGCGGCGCGCGAGAACGCGCCGACGGCGGGGCTGTGGCGGGGGGACGCGCGGCGGTTGCCGGTGCCGGACGGGGCGGTGGAGCGGGTGGTGGCGAACCTGCCGTTCGGCAAGCGGGTCGGGTCGCACATCGGGAACCAGCGGCTGTACCCGGCGGTGCTGGGGGAGATCGCGCGGGTGCTGGCGCCGAAGGGGCGGGCGGTGCTGCTGACCGAGGACAAGCGGTTGTTCACGCAGACGGTGCAGCGGACGCGGGGGGTGCGGGTCATCAAGGAGATCGTGTTCGAGACCGGCGGGGCGCATCCCAGCGCGTACGTGGTGACGACGCGGCGGACCCGGTAA
- a CDS encoding lysophospholipid acyltransferase family protein, which yields MDEPGRRAAWPRRLLRWGAVAAVLAAGILVPRPRLARALLRAAGVRVVVRGKAPRTGLVVGNHVSWLDVVVFVGWFGCRMLAKTEVRRWPVIGVAARRLRVLFIDRDSLRRLPETVDSVAEALRDGDLIGAFPEGTTWCGRAMGRFRPAVFQAAADSGAPVTPVALEFTVDGRRSSVAAFVGQDTVVASLSRVIAARGVRVEAQLLPPRTGSDRRVLASAAHEDVSRARGYGVGHVVVRAP from the coding sequence GTGGATGAACCTGGGCGCCGGGCGGCCTGGCCGCGTCGGTTGCTGCGCTGGGGCGCGGTGGCCGCGGTGCTGGCGGCCGGGATCCTCGTGCCGCGCCCTCGGCTGGCCCGGGCGCTGCTGCGGGCGGCCGGGGTGCGGGTGGTGGTGCGTGGCAAGGCTCCCCGGACCGGGCTGGTGGTCGGCAACCACGTGTCCTGGTTGGACGTGGTGGTGTTCGTCGGCTGGTTCGGCTGCCGGATGCTGGCCAAGACCGAGGTGCGGCGATGGCCGGTGATCGGCGTCGCGGCCCGGCGGTTGCGGGTGCTGTTCATCGATCGCGACAGCCTGCGCCGACTGCCCGAAACCGTCGACAGTGTCGCCGAAGCGCTGCGCGACGGCGACCTGATCGGGGCGTTCCCCGAAGGCACGACCTGGTGCGGCCGGGCCATGGGACGGTTCCGCCCGGCGGTGTTCCAGGCCGCGGCCGATTCCGGCGCGCCGGTAACGCCCGTCGCGTTGGAGTTCACCGTGGATGGACGGCGGTCGAGTGTGGCGGCGTTCGTGGGCCAGGACACCGTCGTGGCGTCGCTGAGCCGCGTGATCGCCGCTCGCGGCGTGCGGGTGGAGGCGCAGCTGCTGCCGCCGCGCACCGGATCCGACCGTCGCGTGCTGGCCAGCGCCGCCCACGAGGACGTGTCCCGGGCTCGCGGTTACGGCGTCGGGCACGTGGTGGTGCGAGCTCCATGA
- a CDS encoding cytochrome ubiquinol oxidase subunit I, whose translation MDTLELARLQFATTTGIHWLFVMLTLGLVPLVAIVNTRAVFTRDADKREGLVRLAKFWGQLYVINYALGIVTGLVMEFQFGLSWSGLSEFAGNVFGAPLALETMIAFFAESTFLGMWIFGWDRLRLGTQAVLIWLVCLTAYASAFWILVANGFMQSPVGYEVREGRAYLTDFAAQLTNPNATVAFGHILTAALLTGGLFVAGVSAFHLLRRTREREFFRTGLRTGVIAAAASTFPVYMLGAAQFAVLADSQPMKLALLAGEGTSELQKDMVERHGPGDYVPPEWIETWLHTMANIGYLVSTLALCALLVLFRARFTRSRLLAIVMVLAVGGLFGLYLGSYLFDTPGPYNEIIMPACIALAAVVLGFGGRIRRWRGLGWLLVVAIPLPFVASVGGWLFREVGRQPWIVYGELKVSDAVSPVSFGHMLTSLVIFVGVLGALAVTNWTLIARFARRGPAASQLGVARDEVPVLETVGSSS comes from the coding sequence ATGGACACTTTGGAGCTGGCGCGGTTGCAGTTCGCCACCACCACCGGAATCCACTGGCTTTTCGTGATGCTCACGTTGGGGCTGGTGCCGTTGGTGGCGATCGTGAACACCCGGGCGGTTTTCACGCGCGATGCCGACAAGCGGGAGGGGTTGGTGCGGCTCGCGAAGTTCTGGGGGCAGCTGTATGTCATCAACTACGCGTTGGGGATCGTCACCGGGTTGGTGATGGAGTTCCAGTTCGGGTTGTCGTGGAGCGGGTTGAGCGAGTTCGCGGGCAATGTGTTCGGCGCGCCGTTGGCGTTGGAGACCATGATCGCGTTCTTCGCCGAATCGACGTTTCTGGGCATGTGGATCTTTGGCTGGGACAGGTTGCGGTTGGGGACGCAGGCGGTGCTGATCTGGTTGGTGTGCCTGACGGCGTACGCGTCGGCGTTCTGGATTCTGGTCGCGAACGGGTTCATGCAGAGTCCGGTGGGGTACGAGGTGCGGGAGGGGAGGGCGTACCTGACCGATTTCGCGGCGCAGTTGACGAACCCGAATGCCACTGTCGCGTTCGGACATATTCTGACGGCGGCTTTGCTGACCGGTGGGTTGTTCGTGGCGGGGGTCAGTGCCTTTCATCTGTTGCGGCGTACGAGGGAGCGGGAGTTCTTTCGGACGGGGTTGCGTACCGGGGTGATCGCGGCGGCGGCCTCGACGTTTCCGGTGTACATGCTGGGCGCGGCGCAGTTCGCCGTGCTCGCCGACAGCCAGCCGATGAAGTTGGCGCTACTCGCCGGTGAGGGGACCTCGGAGTTGCAGAAGGACATGGTCGAGCGGCACGGGCCCGGTGACTACGTGCCGCCGGAATGGATCGAGACGTGGCTGCACACCATGGCCAACATCGGGTATCTGGTGTCTACTTTGGCGTTGTGCGCGCTGTTGGTGCTGTTTCGGGCCCGGTTCACCCGTTCCCGGCTGTTGGCGATCGTCATGGTGCTGGCCGTCGGGGGGTTGTTCGGCCTGTACCTGGGCAGTTATCTGTTCGACACTCCCGGGCCGTACAACGAGATCATCATGCCCGCCTGTATCGCGCTGGCCGCCGTGGTGCTCGGGTTCGGGGGTCGGATCCGGCGGTGGCGTGGCCTCGGGTGGCTGCTGGTCGTGGCGATACCGCTGCCGTTCGTCGCGTCGGTGGGTGGCTGGTTGTTTCGGGAGGTGGGACGGCAGCCGTGGATCGTCTACGGCGAGCTGAAGGTGTCCGATGCCGTGTCGCCGGTGAGTTTCGGGCACATGTTGACGTCCTTGGTGATCTTCGTGGGTGTGCTCGGCGCGCTGGCGGTCACGAACTGGACGCTGATCGCCCGGTTCGCGCGCCGGGGTCCGGCGGCGTCGCAGTTGGGGGTCGCGCGCGACGAGGTACCCGTTCTCGAGACCGTTGGGAGTTCTTCATGA
- a CDS encoding VLRF1 family aeRF1-type release factor, translating to MTLEYATIRRLVGLTDPLGVLSIYVTVDPAEEASRRPSWWLRIRNRMDELRASARRDGSREYERALFGTLDRIGGDLDRLGDAGTSGLGRALFAPLSGDEVYEVTLQQPLGEDLVVCDRRAHVKPLLAAGIAVAGGDSLRVVDHRFGRAVELETIEFSEPVSEWREMKGPPNTNPAHPQQPGSQRDLFEHRYLEHQRQFLAAKHHTVEQHARDQGWEFLVVAGEPQLRDALFDNLADLPGCERIRSGRTIGPATPARIADIVAPDLDEARRQRDTSLVRQAEERKKVAWGLDETLQAVQQGQAETLLMRRDGQWRASATGDGQVVPSGTLPPGTEPGELTEEPDAAERLIELAFGNGARVALLPPDASASLDEADGLAALLRWLPGVLASRRAGIPLGTEVISVERGDTRHGRALDDDMAAETDLRPGTSSRGDPESPLEDEPGGNDRDPQRGSAPAGMTIADVEGRFQLARYVDTGRFPASAEEIRTMAVAANAPDLLLTELTRLPEGEYDTVTEAWRALGHGVETPRTELGDED from the coding sequence ATGACCTTGGAGTACGCGACGATCCGGCGCCTGGTGGGGTTGACCGATCCGCTCGGGGTGCTGTCGATATACGTCACGGTCGATCCGGCCGAGGAGGCTTCGCGGCGGCCGTCGTGGTGGTTGCGGATCCGGAATCGGATGGACGAGTTGCGCGCCAGTGCGAGACGGGACGGGTCGCGGGAGTACGAGCGGGCGCTGTTCGGCACGCTGGACCGGATCGGCGGTGACCTGGATCGACTCGGCGACGCCGGGACCTCCGGTTTGGGGCGGGCGTTGTTCGCGCCGTTGAGCGGCGACGAGGTGTATGAGGTCACGCTGCAACAGCCGTTGGGGGAGGACCTGGTGGTGTGTGATCGGCGCGCGCACGTGAAGCCGTTGCTGGCGGCGGGGATCGCCGTGGCCGGGGGCGACAGTCTGCGCGTCGTCGACCATCGCTTCGGGCGGGCCGTGGAGCTGGAGACCATCGAGTTCTCCGAGCCCGTTTCCGAATGGCGCGAGATGAAGGGGCCGCCCAACACCAACCCGGCGCACCCGCAGCAGCCCGGTTCGCAGCGCGATCTGTTCGAGCACCGGTATCTGGAGCATCAGCGCCAGTTCCTGGCGGCCAAACACCACACTGTGGAGCAACACGCGCGCGACCAGGGTTGGGAGTTCCTCGTCGTCGCGGGTGAGCCGCAGTTGCGGGACGCGCTGTTCGACAATCTGGCCGACCTGCCCGGCTGCGAGAGGATCCGGTCCGGGCGGACCATCGGGCCCGCCACCCCGGCCCGGATCGCCGACATCGTCGCGCCCGACCTGGATGAGGCACGGCGGCAGCGCGACACATCGTTGGTGCGCCAGGCGGAGGAGCGCAAGAAGGTCGCCTGGGGACTCGACGAGACCTTGCAGGCCGTGCAGCAGGGACAGGCCGAGACGCTGCTGATGCGGCGCGACGGCCAATGGCGGGCCAGCGCCACCGGGGACGGGCAGGTGGTGCCGTCCGGGACGCTGCCGCCGGGAACCGAACCCGGCGAGCTGACCGAGGAACCCGATGCCGCCGAACGGCTCATCGAACTGGCCTTCGGCAACGGGGCCCGGGTCGCGCTGCTGCCGCCCGACGCGTCGGCGTCCTTGGACGAGGCCGACGGACTGGCGGCGCTGCTGCGCTGGTTACCTGGGGTTTTGGCTTCCCGGCGGGCGGGTATCCCGCTGGGAACGGAGGTGATTTCAGTGGAACGAGGCGACACCCGGCATGGCAGGGCACTGGATGACGACATGGCGGCCGAGACCGATCTGCGACCCGGCACCTCATCGCGCGGCGACCCGGAGTCCCCGCTGGAGGACGAGCCCGGTGGCAACGACCGCGACCCGCAGCGCGGCAGCGCACCGGCGGGTATGACGATCGCGGACGTGGAGGGCCGGTTCCAGCTGGCCAGATACGTTGACACCGGCCGGTTCCCGGCTAGCGCCGAGGAGATCCGCACGATGGCCGTCGCCGCCAACGCCCCCGACCTGTTGCTGACCGAGCTGACCCGGCTGCCGGAAGGCGAGTACGACACGGTCACCGAAGCCTGGCGGGCCCTGGGACACGGGGTGGAGACGCCGCGCACCGAGCTGGGGGACGAGGACTGA
- a CDS encoding ABC transporter permease subunit, with protein MLRSYVDKIRGGDIGALPAVTGLVVLCVVFSILRPSFFTPGNFANLIPQGAAVSVIAMGLVFVLLIGEIDLSAGFASGVCAAVLAISLTNFGLPWFVAAAAAIATGSLLGLVLGLFVAKVGIPSFVVTLAAFLAFQGVVLLLVEEGTNISVRNEVIVAINNANLPPWLGWTLAVVAVAGFAAVQLTRRQGRLRRGLRAEPLATVLVKVGGLAALLGVSVFVLNLERSRNVAITSLKGVPIVVPVIAVILIAGTFLLHRTVFGRHLYAVGGNREAARRAGITVDRTRILAFVICSSLAAVGGILAASKATSVDATTGGSNVLLLAVGSAVIGGASLFGGKGRIQDALLGGTVVAVIINGMGLLDLGASIKYVVTGSVLLLAAGVDVLSRRRAAATGSL; from the coding sequence ATGCTGCGCTCCTATGTCGACAAGATTCGCGGCGGCGACATCGGCGCGCTGCCCGCCGTCACCGGACTGGTCGTCCTGTGTGTCGTGTTCTCGATACTGCGCCCCTCGTTCTTCACCCCCGGCAACTTCGCCAACCTCATCCCGCAGGGAGCGGCGGTGTCGGTCATCGCCATGGGTCTGGTGTTCGTGCTGCTCATCGGGGAGATCGATCTGTCGGCCGGATTCGCCAGCGGCGTGTGCGCGGCGGTGCTGGCCATCAGCCTCACCAACTTCGGGCTGCCGTGGTTCGTGGCCGCGGCGGCCGCGATCGCGACCGGATCACTGCTCGGCCTGGTCCTGGGGCTGTTCGTGGCCAAGGTCGGCATACCGTCCTTCGTGGTCACACTGGCGGCGTTCCTGGCCTTCCAGGGCGTGGTCCTGCTGCTGGTCGAGGAGGGCACCAACATCTCGGTCCGCAACGAGGTCATCGTCGCGATCAACAACGCGAACCTGCCGCCGTGGCTGGGCTGGACGCTGGCCGTCGTGGCGGTGGCCGGGTTCGCGGCGGTCCAGCTGACCCGCCGCCAGGGCAGGCTGCGGCGCGGACTGCGGGCCGAACCGCTGGCGACCGTCCTGGTCAAGGTCGGTGGGCTCGCCGCGCTGCTGGGTGTCTCGGTGTTCGTCCTGAACCTGGAACGCAGCCGCAACGTCGCCATCACCTCCCTGAAGGGGGTGCCCATCGTGGTGCCGGTGATCGCGGTCATCCTCATCGCCGGGACGTTCCTGTTGCACCGCACCGTCTTCGGACGTCACCTGTACGCGGTCGGCGGCAACCGCGAGGCCGCCCGCCGGGCCGGTATCACCGTCGACCGGACCCGGATCCTGGCGTTCGTCATCTGTTCCAGCCTCGCCGCGGTCGGCGGGATCCTGGCCGCGTCCAAGGCCACCTCGGTCGACGCCACCACCGGCGGCAGCAACGTGCTGTTGCTGGCGGTGGGTTCGGCGGTCATCGGCGGCGCCAGCCTGTTCGGTGGCAAGGGCCGAATCCAGGACGCGCTGCTGGGCGGCACAGTGGTCGCTGTAATCATCAACGGTATGGGACTCTTGGACCTCGGCGCCAGCATCAAGTATGTGGTCACCGGTTCGGTCTTGCTGCTCGCCGCCGGAGTGGACGTGCTGTCGCGCAGGCGGGCAGCCGCGACAGGCAGCCTGTGA
- a CDS encoding GNAT family N-acetyltransferase: MPIESSGTATATRRYIVRTSRNPDEIIDAQRLRYQVFATEGGAFLPQARDGRDIDDFDFHCDHLIVTEEATGETVGTYRLLPPGRRRTLYSDTEFDLSALDPLRPAMIEAGRACVHPDHRDGAAIGTLWSGIADYLRRTGHRYLIGCCSLSLDEDGAQAAAVWDRVRDKHLAPEDLRVTPKLPWDNRDVPRAAKVRIPPLLRGYLRLGAVACGPAAYDPDFGTADLLMLLDLERLNLRYARYFGLDVRR, encoded by the coding sequence ATGCCCATCGAATCAAGCGGTACCGCGACCGCGACGCGGCGGTACATCGTGCGAACCTCTCGCAATCCCGACGAGATCATTGACGCCCAACGACTTCGCTACCAGGTCTTCGCCACCGAAGGCGGTGCTTTCCTGCCGCAGGCCCGCGACGGCCGCGACATCGACGACTTCGATTTCCACTGTGATCACCTGATCGTCACCGAGGAGGCCACCGGGGAAACCGTCGGCACCTATCGGCTGCTGCCGCCGGGCCGCCGCCGGACGCTGTACTCCGACACCGAGTTCGACCTGTCGGCGCTGGATCCGCTGCGGCCGGCCATGATCGAGGCCGGACGCGCCTGCGTGCACCCCGACCACCGCGACGGGGCCGCGATCGGCACGCTGTGGTCCGGCATCGCCGACTACCTGCGTCGGACCGGCCACCGGTACCTCATCGGCTGCTGTTCACTGTCGCTGGACGAGGACGGCGCGCAGGCCGCCGCCGTGTGGGACCGGGTGCGGGACAAGCACTTGGCGCCCGAGGACCTGCGGGTCACGCCGAAACTGCCCTGGGACAACCGCGACGTCCCGCGTGCCGCCAAGGTGCGGATTCCGCCGCTGCTGCGCGGGTACCTGCGGCTGGGGGCGGTGGCCTGTGGACCGGCCGCCTACGACCCGGACTTCGGGACGGCGGACCTGTTGATGCTGTTGGACCTGGAGCGGCTCAACCTCCGCTATGCCCGGTACTTCGGACTGGACGTCCGCCGGTGA
- a CDS encoding epoxide hydrolase family protein yields the protein MTQIEPFTIDIAQSELDELTARLEHTRWPDELPGVGWSYGTALGYVRDLAGHWRDGFDWRAQEARLNELPQFTTRIDGQTIHFVHVRSPEPDALPLILTHGWPSTFADFAAMVGPLTNPRAHGGDPADAFDVVIPSVPGFAFSGPTTETGWDCQRVAAAWAELMRRLGYDRYGVQGSDFGALVTPRLARSQPDRVVGMHLNAVPTMPQVDPSEMDDLSAEEREYFAGMDQWEEVSGYAVVQSTRPQTLAYALSDSPVGQLAWYGDWYAAHGTKVGDLSPDRILTNVSLFWFTRTGGSAIRLYKESAAAWAEQPERSEVPTGLTFFKGENGVRRFAEREYRVTHWTHHDAGGHFAALEVPELLAGDIRTFFREVR from the coding sequence ATGACACAGATCGAACCGTTCACCATCGACATCGCCCAGTCCGAACTCGACGAACTGACCGCTCGGCTCGAGCACACCCGTTGGCCTGACGAGCTTCCCGGCGTCGGCTGGTCCTACGGCACCGCGCTGGGCTACGTCCGCGACCTGGCCGGCCATTGGCGCGACGGTTTCGACTGGCGTGCTCAGGAGGCTCGTCTCAACGAGCTGCCCCAGTTCACCACGAGGATCGACGGGCAGACGATCCACTTCGTACACGTAAGGTCGCCGGAGCCGGACGCGTTGCCGCTGATCCTCACCCACGGCTGGCCCAGCACCTTCGCGGACTTCGCCGCGATGGTGGGACCGTTGACGAATCCCCGGGCTCACGGGGGTGACCCCGCCGACGCCTTCGACGTGGTGATCCCGTCGGTGCCGGGGTTCGCGTTCTCCGGGCCGACCACCGAGACCGGCTGGGACTGCCAGCGGGTGGCGGCGGCCTGGGCGGAGTTGATGCGCAGGTTGGGGTATGACCGCTATGGCGTGCAGGGCAGCGATTTCGGGGCCCTGGTGACGCCGAGGCTGGCCCGGTCGCAGCCGGATCGGGTGGTGGGGATGCACCTCAACGCGGTGCCCACCATGCCGCAGGTGGATCCGTCCGAAATGGATGACCTGAGTGCCGAGGAGCGGGAGTACTTCGCCGGGATGGATCAGTGGGAGGAGGTGTCGGGATACGCGGTCGTGCAGAGCACCCGTCCGCAGACGCTGGCCTACGCGTTGAGCGATTCGCCGGTGGGGCAGTTGGCCTGGTACGGCGACTGGTACGCCGCGCACGGCACCAAGGTCGGCGACCTGTCGCCGGACCGGATCCTCACCAACGTCTCGCTGTTCTGGTTCACCCGCACCGGAGGTTCGGCGATCCGGTTGTACAAGGAGAGCGCGGCGGCCTGGGCCGAGCAGCCCGAACGGTCGGAGGTGCCGACCGGTCTGACGTTCTTCAAGGGCGAGAACGGGGTCCGCCGTTTCGCGGAGCGGGAGTACCGCGTCACGCACTGGACCCACCACGACGCGGGCGGGCACTTCGCCGCCCTCGAAGTGCCCGAACTGCTGGCGGGCGACATCCGGACCTTCTTCCGAGAAGTTCGATGA
- a CDS encoding SigE family RNA polymerase sigma factor has protein sequence MDHDRADSEFRDFVASRLDRLRRLAFLMCGDMHRAEDAVQLALAKLYAVWFRVEPDSLDAYVRRIVINTVKTQYSRLWTKREHCTSATPERAAGDSNARTADRVAILEALARLPRRQRAVVVLRFWEDRSVAETAEIMRCSQGAVKSHTSRGLGKLRDLLSDTYSLEGMVVPCRT, from the coding sequence ATGGATCATGACAGGGCGGATTCCGAGTTCCGCGACTTCGTGGCGTCCCGACTCGACCGGCTGCGACGGTTGGCGTTCTTGATGTGCGGTGACATGCACCGCGCCGAGGACGCCGTCCAACTCGCGCTGGCGAAGCTGTACGCCGTGTGGTTTCGGGTCGAACCCGACAGCCTCGACGCCTACGTGCGTCGCATCGTCATCAACACCGTCAAGACCCAGTACTCGCGGCTGTGGACCAAACGGGAGCACTGCACCAGTGCCACCCCCGAGCGGGCCGCCGGGGACAGCAACGCTCGCACCGCGGATCGGGTGGCGATCCTGGAGGCGTTGGCGCGGCTGCCCCGTCGGCAGCGCGCGGTGGTGGTGCTGCGGTTTTGGGAGGACCGGTCGGTGGCCGAGACCGCCGAGATCATGCGCTGCTCGCAGGGAGCCGTGAAGAGTCACACGTCGCGGGGGCTGGGAAAGCTGCGGGATCTGCTGTCCGATACGTACTCGTTGGAGGGGATGGTCGTGCCATGCCGGACCTGA